In Daucus carota subsp. sativus chromosome 4, DH1 v3.0, whole genome shotgun sequence, one DNA window encodes the following:
- the LOC108219247 gene encoding protein BOBBER 2, translating to MAILSDYVEEPTQTTNTASSSQSSPQKPFTEVLDELNPLGFIEKALEFAALESSLFKSDSVVEDVNSLVRAVKEKFDAEEKKKKQKVVDDNAKSRNVEKPVKVSEPVQVKKPDEEVKVEEEGENEEEKSGKRAPNSGNGLDMERYSWGQSLQEVTINVPVPPGTKSRFVLCEIKKNHIKVGLKGQPPIIDGDLYQPLKVDESFWSLEDQKSISVLLTKQNQMEWWKYLVKGDPEVDTQKVEPESSKLSDLDPETRSTVEKMMFDQRQKSMGLPTSDDMQKQDLMKQFMAQHPEMDFSNAKMS from the exons ATGGCGATTCTCTCCGATTACGTTGAAGAGCCTACTCAAACCACCAACACGGCGTCGTCCTCACAATCCTCACCCCAAAAGCCGTTCACCGAAGTGCTGGACGAATTAAACCCCCTAGGGTTCATCGAGAAGGCTCTCGAGTTCGCTGCACTCGAATCCAGCCTCTTCAAGTCCGATTCAGTAGTCGAGGATGTCAACTCTTTGGTCCGTGCTGTGAAAGAGAAGTTCGATGCtgaggagaagaagaagaagcagaagGTTGTGGATGATAACGCAAAGTCTCGGAATGTCGAAAAGCCCGTTAAGGTTTCGGAGCCTGTTCAAGTTAAGAAGCCGGATGAAGAGGTGAAGGTTGAGGAAGAAGGGGAGAATGAGGAAGAGAAGAGCGGAAAGCGAG CTCCTAACAGTGGCAATGGCCTTGACATGGAACGCTACAGCTGGGGTCAGTCTTTGCAGGAGGTGACTATTAATGTTCCAGTACCTCCTGGAACAAAATCAAGGTTTGTTTTGTGTGAAATCAAGAAAAACCACATAAAAGTTGGGCTTAAGGGTCAACCTCCAATAATTGAT GGTGATCTCTATCAGCCTCTGAAAGTTGATGAAAGTTTTTGGAGTTTAG AGGATCAGAAGTCCATCTCTGTACTTTTGACCAAACAGAACCAGATGGAGTGGTGGAAATATTTGGTTAAAGGTGATCCGGAAGTTGACACACAGAAGGTGGAACCTGAAAGCAGCAAACTGTCTGATCTAGACCCCGAAACACGCTCAACTGTGGAAAAGATGATG TTCGACCAGCGCCAGAAGTCCATGGGCCTCCCTACGAGTGATGATATGCAGAAGCAAGATCTTATGAAGCAATTTATGGCTCAA CACCCGGAGATGGACTTCTCAAATGCAAAGATGAGCTAA
- the LOC108219246 gene encoding uncharacterized protein LOC108219246 has translation MQMALNSPLFRLSPKNHQQSTTPVKPFFNHPFHYSLNRAHKYKIFINSKTVSANASLSVSVPSDARIQVADIKKSSVKWEWKGHSVNYFVYKTSQESLSSNSAPVLLVHGFGASIPHWRNNIKVIAQDRDVYAIDLLGFGDSDKPIGYQYTMEKWAELILDFVDQIVKEPTVLIGNSVGSLACVIAAAESNSSPKSLIKGLVLLNCAGGMNNKAVVDDWRIKLLFPLLWLIDFLLNQRWIASFIFERVKQKESLKNILSSVYANKESVDDELVEIIKTPADGEGALDAFVAIVTGPPGPNPVQLMPKITMPVLILWGDEDPFTPLDGPVGNYFSSLPTSQGSSNVSLAVLQGVGHCPHDDRPELVHEKLLPWLALLPA, from the coding sequence ATGCAAATGGCCTTAAATTCTCCCCTGTTTCGCCTCTCACCAAAGAACCACCAGCAGAGCACCACCCCTGTAAAGCCCTTCTTCAACCACCCTTTTCACTACAGCCTTAACAGAGCTCACAAGTATAAGATTTTCATAAACAGCAAGACGGTATCTGCAAATGCGTCATTATCTGTTTCTGTACCAAGTGATGCGAGAATTCAGGTGGCTGATATCAAAAAAAGTTCCGTAAAGTGGGAATGGAAAGGCCATTCAGTTAATTACTTTGTCTATAAAACTTCTCAAGAATCTTTGAGTTCCAATTCTGCGCCAGTTCTTCTAGTTCACGGGTTCGGTGCATCTATTCCACATTGGCGCAACAACATCAAAGTTATAGCTCAGGACCGCGATGTTTATGCAATTGATCTTCTTGGTTTTGGTGATTCTGATAAACCTATTGGTTATCAGTACACAATGGAGAAATGGGCTGAACTGATTCTAGATTTTGTGGATCAAATTGTTAAGGAACCTACTGTTCTCATTGGAAACTCAGTTGGAAGCCTTGCCTGTGTCATTGCAGCCGCGGAGTCAAACTCATCACCCAAGTCTCTGATAAAAGGTCTTGTTTTGTTAAATTGTGCAGGAGGGATGAACAACAAGGCCGTCGTAGATGACTGGAGGATCAAGCTTCTGTTTCCTCTGCTTTGGCTTATTGATTTCTTGTTAAACCAAAGATGGATTGCTTCATTCATCTTCGAAAGAGTGAAACAAAAAGAAAGCTTAAAGAACATCCTGTCATCTGTTTATGCAAACAAAGAATCAGTGGATGATGAACTAGTGGAGATCATCAAGACTCCAGCAGATGGGGAAGGTGCACTTGATGCATTTGTCGCCATTGTTACCGGACCACCAGGTCCAAATCCAGTACAGTTGATGCCGAAAATTACCATGCCCGTTTTGATTCTGTGGGGTGATGAAGATCCATTTACTCCTCTTGATGGTCCTGTCGGCAATTATTTTTCATCTTTACCTACTTCTCAAGGATCTAGTAATGTTAGCTTGGCTGTTTTACAAGGTGTTGGTCATTGCCCACATGATGACAGGCCAGAGTTGGTTCATGAAAAGCTTCTGCCTTGGTTGGCTCTTCTTCCTGCATAA